CACGGTCGCTTCGGAGGGCTTCCAAAAGTCCGTCCACCACCTTTTCGGGATTTCCCAGATGGATCAGTTGGTTGCGGAAATTCTCATCAATGCCAACTCCGTGAGTTTCTGCGCCATAATCCCACGAAAAATCGAAATATGATGGGCCGATGAGCAAGAAGAACAGGAAGAACAGCGACAACGCGGCTCCACCACCGATCAGCACTTTCCTTTTTTGCTTGAGTTGCTCTGGGTCTTTCAGCAAACGATGCAGCCCATCAACCGACACCCAGGCCATCAGGCCAACGGCCAGGCCAAGCACCATGGACGGTGCGCGGAAACGATTGAAAAATGGGACGTGATCGAACATCAGTTGATTGATGAAACCTGTGTTGTCGCCAAGCGCAATGATGAAGTACAGCATCAGCATCGCACCAATGGTGATTCTCAGTTTCTTGGATCCGAACACCATTCCCAACAGGAAGAGACAGAACGCCACAATTCCGATGTACGTGGGCGATTCGTTCACAGGTTTTTCGCCCCAGAACAATGGCACAACCGCTTCATCTCCAGAAATTCTTGAACCCTGAAGCCCTGTGCGTTGGATGTATTTGTAAGATTCCGAATCCTTGCCGACCAGTTCATGTGCCGAACCTCCCACGATGTGCGGAAGGATCAGCGAGCCCATTTCCATCAGGTCGTGACTGAAAATGTACGCGTACTCGCGGTCGAGGCCATTGCTCTGACCTTGACTTTCGGCAGTAAGTATGCGCTTGCCACGGACCGAATCTTTCGTGTAAGCGTAATTGGACCAAAGCATGGAAATGTTCGGAAGCACTCCGATGATCACCGCCAATAATGCGAGGCCAACAGCTTTCGGAATCACAATTCCATCTTTCTCCCGTAAAAGCTGAATGCCACGGACCATGCCGAGTACAAAACCTCCGAGCAGCGCGTAATACGTGATCTGCAAGTGGTTGGTGGCCAAGTGCAACGCACCGAAAAGCACCATCAGAAAGAACCCGCGCAGAAACCTGCGGTCGAAAAGCAAGTACAGCCCGATCAGTATTGGCAGCGCGGTGGCAATGGCCTTGACCTTGGATGAGTGTCCTGCCGTCATGTTTCCCACATTGATGGTGGACAGGCCGAAGACCAACGCGCCCAAGAGTGCCAGCCAGACGGGATAGCCCGACACGACCAACGCAATGTAAAGACAGAGCATCGGGAACATGAGATGCACGATCTGTGGTTGCGTCCATTTTTCGAGCGAATTGACAAACCCAGATGCCCGGTTGTTGGGATAAACGGGATAGATGAGCGTGGTGGGCATGCCACAATAGCTTCGATCGGTCCAATTGGTCAGTTCGCCAGTCTGCTCATAATGCGCTTTCACATCGCGCTTCATGCCCAAACTGTGCAGTTTGTCGCCCTGCATGATCATCTTTCCCTGAAAAGCGGATGGCACCAGAATAAAGCATGTAAGCAGCATGACAGCAACCGCCACCAAGTGCTTGACTGCGGCCATGCTGAACCGTTGGATGGCTGATGTATTTTGCTTTTCCTCAGTCATTCGGCAACAGTTCGTTCAGGTTGAATTCTTCGGTCACCAGTTCTCCATTCTCTGAAGGTTTCATCAGAAAGACCATGGTTTCTGCCTCCTCGTTCAGCGACCAGTCCAGCAGTTCCCCGTTCGGGCTGGTAACCTCAAGTTCCTTCCCCGAACCGACATCCACCAATCGAAGTCCGTTCGTTGATCGTTCCAAAATGAACAGATGGCGCTTGGCCGTTCGCTGGTAGTCAAATGACTGATATTCAACACCTTTTGGTAAAAGCCAACTGTACGTATCCTTTTCCTGATCGTACTTGATAACGCCTGTGAACGGACCTTCAAATTCCACTTCCACCTTTCGTATCGGGTTCGGGTAGAATGGATTGCCAGATTCGAACGAAGTGCCTTGGACCAAAATGTTGCGGTTGTTCATATACCACGGCCCGACCGTGATGATCCAATAGGGCGTTCCGCTCACACCAATGGGCCGTCCGAGGGAAGATGGTGTGAAATCGGTGCCGAGGCGTTGGTTGATGGTTTCGACCGAGATCAGCGAATCGGTGTACGCCAAGAATGAAATGCGCGTGTGCCGCTCGGCCGTTTCCTCCTCTTTCCGAACGCCCTTTTCGGAGCATGAGGAAAGCATCGCAACGCAAAGAAGAAGCAGGCCGAAACCTGTTCCGATACTTGCGATGGCACGCTTCTGTGTGGTCTTTCTCATCAACGAATCACAAACTTACCTCAGTTTTTCACTCGCCCAAACCACAATTGCCTTGGCACTGATGACGTTTAGCGGAAACTCCAGCACCACATGCATGAAACTCAGTGCCAGCGCCCCATAAAACCCAAGGCGATAATCGATGATGAACAGGGCTGAAAACGTCAGCCAGATGGCGAGAATGAGCCAAGCGCGCTTGCCTGTAAGTCCTTTGTGCCAACCGATAATGGCCGTTTTGGTGAACCAGTTGAAGTAATGATACATGTACGCGAAGGCCACAAATCGCTGAAGTTTCAACTCCCAGTCTCCGTAGAAATAGAACGCGTTCGAATCGGTGAGGCCGAGCAGTTGCCCAACGCGGATGCTCAATCTGTGAAAACCAGAGGCAAGAAAGTTCTCCTTTGTCTGGTCGGCAAACGCGTAGAAGGAATGATCCACATCCACCAGCGCAATGAATGCAGGCGCGAGCAGCATGAGAAGAACCGAAAGAAACCCGATGGCCGATTGCGACTTGATGGCACCGTAAAGCATGAACGTGAGCGTGAACAGATACACATGGATCAGCGTTGGAACCAACGCGCCAAGCAGGACCAACTGTAATGGAAACAGGTTGGATGCGATGGCGATGCCCACTCCGAGCAACAGCCCGATGGTGCGTTTTACGGGGTCTTTGATCAATGCGAGAATTGCTGCCGACCAAATGGAAAGCAGCAGAAATTCGTTCGAATAACGGTCGATGTGAACGACCATTTGTGAGGGAATTCCGCTGGAAAGCAAACCCATGAAACCGAGTACTTTGGGAACCGTGAGAACAGCTACGACAATCCCGACAATCCATAGCCAAATCGTTTTCCCGCTCACGTAGTAGTTTCTATCGCGCAACCAGTTTATTTCGGTGAGATAGTGCAGCGGACCCAAGAATGCGTACGCCACCAAGAACGATCCGAACGGCATCAGGTAGGCCAAGGCCAATGCCAGTAGGATCAGCCCAAGGTTGAGCAGATCGATTCGTTCCGTTCTTGATGCAATGGCGGTCATGCGTTTTCTATCATCTCAACAAATGCCTGTTTACGACTTTCCAAAGCATACTTCTCCATAATACGTTCTCGGGCTTGTATGGAAAGGTTGACAAGTTTTTCGCTTTGCAATGCGGTCAATACTAATTCGTTGAGGCTTTCCAAAGAACGTTCCGTCAAAATAAAACCTGTATCTCCAACGATCTCGGGCATTTCGTTCACCGCAGAAACGATCGGCACACAGCCGCAAAGCATCGATTCGGCAAGCGCACAACCGAATCCCTCAAAAAGCGACAATTGCACAAAAAACACGCTTCGCTGAAAGTACCCCAAAAGTTCCGTTTGAGACATGTTTCCGACCACGGTCATGTTCTGCGGTAGCTTCACATTCGTTGGAACATCGCCAATAACCACGAAGGTTCTTTCTGAGAAACGTTCCGCCAGTTTCAAGAACAGTTCCCCGTCTCTTCGGGTAAATTGTCCCGTTCCAATTACGGTAATGAAATCGATGTTCTTTTCAGCCTCTGAAAGCGGTTTCCAGAACTCGGAATCAAAGCCATACGGAATGACTTTGAGCGGGGTGTTCAGCTTTGGGAAATGATGCTTCACTCCCTGATCACCGATCAGATCGGTACTATATGGATCGGCCGAATGGATCAGCGAATTGCTGAGCGGAACAACCGTAGTTGCGAGGCTGTAACTGAGACCGCATGCGAACTTGGGCAATGGTTTTCGCAACACTCCATATCCGATCTTCGGGGCGGCACAGCCATCGGTTCCTTGAACGATAATGAAGACAGGTTTCCTGAAAATCTTTCCAAGCAGTGTAGGAAGAACACTCCAATATCCACCGAACGAGCAAACAACAGCTTTGGAGGAAGAGAGATGCATCAACAGAAAAAAGAGTTGCGCAACCAGTTGGAACGGATTCATCCACTTTTTCGGCCAATCGTAGATGTTTTCAACCACCTCGTAGCGTGTGCGTAGCAGGTTGATGTCCGCTTGCACAAAGGTCGGTCGCTCTGGTGCTATGAAAATGATCCGTTCGATCTCTGAAATCTGAGTATGCGAAGGTAACCTGTAACTGTACTCAGGTCTCATACGAATGCAATGCCTTTGAGAACCTGTATCTTTCCTGCTCAATTTTGGCGATGATCTCGATTGTTGTACCTGTTTTCAATGAAGCGGAGAATGTGGATGTTCTCTGCGAACGGCTCCGACAGGAGGCATTGAAGTGGGATGACGATTTCGAGACGATCTTCGTGAATGATGCCTCCACAGATGGCACACGGGAACATGTTCTAAAGCAAATAGCTCAGGGATTTCCTGCCTCGTTGGTTCAGTTCTCCCGCAATTTCGGACATCAGGCGGCCATAACTGCTGGGCTGGTGCATGCCAAAGGAGATGCGGTGGTTGTCATGGACGGTGATCTTCAGGATCCGCCAAGCGTTATCACGGAGTTCATCCAGCAATGGAAAAACGGCCACGATGTGGTCTATGGCATCCGCACCAAGCGCAAAGAAGGGTTTTGGCTGCGTTTCTCGTACGCGGCTTTTTACAACGTTCTGTCTGCTGTGGGTAACATTTCCATACCCAAAGACAGCGGAGATTTCTGTTTGATGGACCGAAAAGTGGTGGATGTGCTGGTCAGGGAAATGCCCGAACAGATACGTTTCGTGCGCGGGTTGCGGGCCTACGCTGGGTTCAGGCAGATCGGAGTGACATTCGAACGTTCTGAACGGATTCATGACACTTCGAAATACTCGGGCAAGAAATTGATCGGTCTGGCTGCGGATGGCATTTTCGGCTTCTCCACCTTGCCACTTCGCATTGCCAGTTATTTGGGATTGTTGGTGGCACTCGGCTCGTTTCTGGTCGGTCTGTTTTTCATCTTTCATCGCATCTTGGACTTCAAGATCTTCGGGTATTCACCTGCAGATGTTCCAGGAATGGCATCCTTGGCGGTTGGACTTTTCTTCCTTTTCGGCATCACGCTTACCATTCTCGGAATCATCGGAGAGTACATCGGACGGATCTATTTGGAGGTGAAGAAACGGCCGCAGTACATCATTGAGG
Above is a window of Flavobacteriales bacterium DNA encoding:
- a CDS encoding glycosyltransferase translates to MRPEYSYRLPSHTQISEIERIIFIAPERPTFVQADINLLRTRYEVVENIYDWPKKWMNPFQLVAQLFFLLMHLSSSKAVVCSFGGYWSVLPTLLGKIFRKPVFIIVQGTDGCAAPKIGYGVLRKPLPKFACGLSYSLATTVVPLSNSLIHSADPYSTDLIGDQGVKHHFPKLNTPLKVIPYGFDSEFWKPLSEAEKNIDFITVIGTGQFTRRDGELFLKLAERFSERTFVVIGDVPTNVKLPQNMTVVGNMSQTELLGYFQRSVFFVQLSLFEGFGCALAESMLCGCVPIVSAVNEMPEIVGDTGFILTERSLESLNELVLTALQSEKLVNLSIQARERIMEKYALESRKQAFVEMIENA
- a CDS encoding glycosyltransferase; amino-acid sequence: MISIVVPVFNEAENVDVLCERLRQEALKWDDDFETIFVNDASTDGTREHVLKQIAQGFPASLVQFSRNFGHQAAITAGLVHAKGDAVVVMDGDLQDPPSVITEFIQQWKNGHDVVYGIRTKRKEGFWLRFSYAAFYNVLSAVGNISIPKDSGDFCLMDRKVVDVLVREMPEQIRFVRGLRAYAGFRQIGVTFERSERIHDTSKYSGKKLIGLAADGIFGFSTLPLRIASYLGLLVALGSFLVGLFFIFHRILDFKIFGYSPADVPGMASLAVGLFFLFGITLTILGIIGEYIGRIYLEVKKRPQYIIEEVINPNSDSIGN